One genomic region from Rhodococcus sp. SBT000017 encodes:
- a CDS encoding dihydrofolate reductase family protein: MRKLVYYIAVTLDGFIAAPDGSYDCFVSEGDHLDAIVAELPETLPVHVRSMFGLDGPPARFDTLVMGRETLQPALDVGITSPYPHLRQYVFSRTLAPSDDPTLTVVHEDPLGLVRSLKAEESELDVWICGGGNLAGQLLPEIDELFLKVNPVVLGKGIGLFSSGIGPDPFPAQLFGHLESRQFDSGVRFTRFIRPDARQR, translated from the coding sequence ATGCGCAAGCTGGTTTACTACATCGCCGTCACCCTCGACGGGTTCATCGCTGCACCGGACGGTAGCTACGACTGTTTCGTGTCCGAAGGCGATCATCTCGACGCCATCGTGGCAGAGCTGCCCGAGACGTTGCCGGTCCACGTGCGGTCCATGTTCGGCCTGGACGGTCCGCCCGCTCGATTCGACACCCTCGTCATGGGCCGTGAGACGTTGCAACCGGCGCTCGACGTCGGGATCACCAGCCCCTATCCCCACTTGCGCCAGTACGTCTTCTCTCGCACCCTCGCCCCGTCGGACGACCCGACTCTCACGGTGGTGCACGAGGATCCGCTCGGACTTGTCAGGAGCCTCAAAGCCGAGGAGTCCGAGCTCGACGTCTGGATCTGTGGCGGCGGAAACCTGGCCGGTCAACTGCTGCCCGAGATCGACGAGCTGTTCCTCAAGGTCAACCCCGTCGTACTCGGCAAGGGCATCGGCCTGTTCTCGTCCGGCATCGGTCCCGATCCGTTCCCCGCGCAGCTGTTCGGGCACCTCGAATCACGCCAGTTCGACAGCGGGGTGAGATTCACCCGGTTCATCCGCCCGGACGCTCGCCAGCGATGA
- a CDS encoding TetR/AcrR family transcriptional regulator — translation MPAAPEPDRELPNRELPTTPRGLRTRSSLVAAARRVFEDSGYLDSRLIDITRAARCSAGTFYTYFTSKEEILAAVLEQARDDMLHPGTERVDPHDDPVAVIAASNRAYFEAYRRNAKLMALLEQVSNIDPEFRRLRRERADAFVRRNARSIESLQSRGLADAELDPLLASRALSSMISRLAFNHFVVDAADGHPPADSEDLLATATRLWVNALRLPRMSEGDR, via the coding sequence ATGCCTGCCGCGCCGGAGCCAGACCGTGAGCTGCCGAATCGGGAGCTGCCGACCACCCCGCGCGGACTGAGGACCCGATCCTCGCTCGTGGCGGCCGCCCGTCGAGTCTTCGAGGACAGCGGCTACCTCGACTCCCGACTGATCGACATCACCCGCGCCGCTCGATGCTCCGCCGGCACCTTCTACACCTATTTCACCAGCAAGGAAGAGATCCTGGCCGCGGTGCTCGAGCAGGCCAGGGACGACATGCTGCATCCCGGGACCGAACGAGTGGACCCACACGACGATCCGGTCGCCGTGATCGCCGCGAGCAACCGTGCGTACTTCGAGGCCTACCGACGCAACGCGAAGCTGATGGCGCTGCTCGAGCAGGTCTCGAACATCGATCCCGAGTTCCGACGCCTCCGCCGTGAACGCGCCGATGCCTTCGTCAGGCGCAATGCCCGCAGCATCGAGAGCCTGCAGAGCCGCGGTCTGGCCGACGCGGAGCTCGATCCCCTGCTGGCTTCCCGCGCACTGTCCTCGATGATCAGCCGGCTCGCGTTCAATCACTTCGTCGTCGACGCCGCAGACGGCCACCCACCTGCGGACTCCGAGGATCTGCTCGCGACGGCGACGAGGCTGTGGGTCAACGCGCTGCGACTGCCGCGGATGAGCGAGGGTGACAGGTGA